One region of Rhodophyticola sp. CCM32 genomic DNA includes:
- a CDS encoding SPOR domain-containing protein, translating into MFQVTDQGLWDGRPSLGGVWVAHPDATDPERVIIRDTGSDRFVIGALFRRERDNPGPALQISSDAAAALNIIAGQPTELNVTALRRAAEPEPLPDPASEEVAAASAAPETIEAQSLDPIAAASAAIDESEAAAPASAPVPTVAAAPASTLARPYIQIGIFSIEENANNTAQALRTAGMVPTIYDQSSSSRRFWRVVVGPSQSSAERQQLLETVRGLGFQDAYFVTN; encoded by the coding sequence GTGTTTCAGGTCACCGATCAGGGGCTGTGGGATGGCCGCCCGTCGCTTGGCGGTGTCTGGGTCGCGCACCCGGATGCGACCGATCCTGAAAGGGTGATCATCCGCGATACAGGCAGTGACCGGTTTGTCATCGGCGCGCTGTTCCGGCGTGAACGCGACAATCCCGGCCCGGCGCTGCAAATCTCGTCTGATGCGGCGGCGGCGCTGAATATCATTGCCGGTCAGCCGACCGAGTTGAATGTCACGGCCCTGCGCCGCGCGGCGGAACCTGAACCCCTGCCGGATCCAGCCAGCGAGGAGGTGGCTGCCGCCTCTGCCGCACCGGAAACCATAGAGGCGCAATCGCTTGACCCGATCGCGGCGGCCTCTGCCGCGATTGATGAAAGCGAGGCTGCCGCCCCCGCATCGGCACCGGTGCCGACGGTTGCTGCGGCTCCGGCATCCACTCTTGCGCGGCCTTATATCCAGATCGGGATTTTCAGCATCGAAGAAAATGCCAACAACACGGCACAGGCCTTGCGCACGGCGGGGATGGTGCCCACCATCTATGATCAAAGCAGCAGTTCGCGCCGGTTCTGGCGTGTCGTCGTCGGGCCGTCGCAAAGCAGCGCTGAGCGTCAGCAATTGCTGGAAACCGTGCGTGGCCTGGGTTTCCAGGATGCGTATTTCGTGACCAACTGA
- a CDS encoding DNA polymerase III subunit delta': MSVEDIPPEADRLDGAPHPRETAELFGQAEAEAGFLTAFTSDRLHHAWLLTGPRGVGKATLAWRMARFLLATPPETGEALFATPQPDNLDIPTDHPIARRLRALSEPGLMLLRRPWDQKTKRFKAQITVDEVRKLKDFFALSASDGGRRVVIVDAADEMNTNAANALLKVLEEPPAKAILLLVAHQPSRLLPTILSRCRRLRLTGLPEADLSRALARAGVETDSSGALAELAEGSVGEAVRLADLDGLTLYADLVALFASMPGMDRARASKLAEAAGARGAEARFDLTLALIDRLLSRLARAGTTGTAPPDIVAGEGEMLLRLAPDPAVARGWADLAQGLTARARRGRAVNLDPAALILDMCLSLEKTAARAPA; encoded by the coding sequence ATGAGTGTCGAGGATATCCCGCCCGAGGCTGACCGGCTTGACGGCGCGCCCCACCCGCGCGAGACGGCAGAGCTTTTTGGTCAGGCCGAGGCCGAGGCTGGATTTCTGACCGCCTTCACCTCGGATCGGTTGCATCACGCCTGGCTCTTGACCGGGCCGCGCGGGGTGGGCAAGGCGACCCTTGCCTGGCGGATGGCCCGCTTTCTTCTGGCCACCCCGCCCGAAACCGGGGAGGCGCTGTTTGCGACGCCTCAGCCGGACAATCTGGACATTCCCACCGATCATCCGATCGCGCGTCGCCTGCGGGCGCTGTCTGAACCGGGGCTGATGCTGCTGCGCCGTCCCTGGGATCAGAAAACCAAACGCTTCAAGGCGCAGATCACCGTGGACGAGGTGCGCAAGCTCAAGGATTTCTTTGCGCTTTCGGCCAGTGACGGGGGCCGCCGGGTGGTGATTGTCGATGCCGCTGATGAGATGAACACCAATGCCGCCAATGCGCTTCTGAAAGTGCTGGAGGAACCGCCCGCCAAGGCGATCCTGCTGCTTGTGGCGCATCAGCCTTCGCGGCTTCTGCCCACAATCCTGTCCCGCTGCCGACGTCTGCGCCTGACAGGTCTGCCCGAGGCTGATCTGTCCCGCGCCCTTGCCCGGGCGGGGGTCGAGACCGACAGCAGCGGTGCGCTGGCGGAACTGGCCGAAGGCTCCGTGGGGGAGGCGGTGCGGCTGGCGGATCTGGACGGGCTGACGCTCTATGCGGATCTTGTGGCGCTGTTCGCCTCAATGCCGGGTATGGACCGGGCGCGGGCCAGCAAACTGGCCGAAGCCGCAGGCGCACGCGGGGCAGAGGCACGGTTTGATCTGACGCTGGCCCTGATCGACCGCCTGCTGTCGCGCCTTGCCCGCGCGGGCACCACCGGCACAGCGCCGCCGGATATCGTGGCGGGAGAGGGGGAAATGTTGTTGCGTCTGGCCCCCGATCCGGCGGTCGCGCGGGGATGGGCCGACCTGGCGCAGGGGCTGACCGCGCGCGCGCGCCGGGGCAGGGCAGTCAACCTTGACCCTGCCGCGCTCATCCTTGATATGTGTCTGAGCCTTGAAAAGACGGCGGCGCGCGCGCCTGCCTGA
- a CDS encoding TatD family hydrolase, with product MPATPQIVDSHCHLDFPDFAEELPEIIVRAGAAGVTRMVTICTRLGNAPRVQAIADRFAPVFWAAGTHPMSVVEEPMASVEALEALATHPKFVGIGETGLDYHYTADSAAVQQDSLRVHIEAARRTGLPLIIHARAADDDMARILTEEYRAGPYSCVMHCFSSGAALARAALDLGFYLSMSGIAAFPKSTELREIFAAAPVDRILVETDAPYLAPPPYRGKRNEPAYTAHTARVGAEVFGLSEAAFAARTSANFDRLFHKAVAWKRAA from the coding sequence ATGCCCGCCACGCCGCAGATTGTTGACAGCCATTGCCATCTGGATTTCCCGGATTTTGCCGAGGAATTGCCCGAAATTATCGTCCGTGCCGGGGCTGCCGGTGTCACCCGGATGGTCACGATCTGCACGCGCTTGGGCAATGCCCCCCGGGTTCAGGCCATCGCTGATCGGTTCGCACCGGTTTTCTGGGCCGCCGGGACGCATCCGATGAGCGTGGTCGAGGAGCCAATGGCCTCGGTCGAGGCGTTGGAAGCCCTTGCAACGCACCCGAAATTCGTCGGCATTGGCGAAACCGGCCTCGACTATCATTACACCGCAGACAGCGCGGCGGTTCAGCAAGACAGCCTGCGCGTGCATATCGAGGCCGCGCGCCGCACCGGCCTGCCGCTGATCATCCATGCCCGCGCGGCGGATGACGATATGGCCCGCATCCTGACCGAGGAATATCGCGCCGGGCCGTATAGCTGTGTCATGCATTGCTTTTCTTCCGGCGCGGCGCTGGCCCGGGCCGCCCTTGATCTGGGGTTTTACCTGTCGATGTCCGGCATTGCCGCCTTTCCCAAATCCACCGAGTTGCGCGAGATTTTCGCAGCCGCCCCTGTGGACCGGATTCTGGTGGAGACCGATGCGCCCTATCTGGCCCCGCCACCCTATCGCGGCAAACGGAATGAGCCTGCCTATACCGCCCATACCGCCCGTGTCGGGGCCGAGGTTTTCGGGTTGAGCGAGGCTGCCTTCGCCGCCCGGACCAGCGCCAATTTCGACCGGCTGTTCCATAAGGCTGTTGCCTGGAAACGGGCTGCCTGA
- the tmk gene encoding dTMP kinase: MPGAGLFISLEGIDGAGKSTQARLLAQALQGRGFEVVQTREPGGAAGAEEIRRLLVEGPPDRWSPETEILLFTAARRDHLERMIRPALDAGKVVITDRFADSTRVYQGATRGDLRGLVDDIHARVIGTEPDLTLILDMNPDAALERGLARGSGEDRFEDFGLPFQQKLRAGFLDLAKADPGRCVLIDASRAEGEIAADILATAIARLS; this comes from the coding sequence ATGCCCGGGGCGGGGCTGTTCATCAGCCTGGAAGGTATCGACGGGGCGGGCAAGTCAACGCAGGCCCGGCTGCTGGCCCAGGCCTTGCAGGGCAGGGGGTTCGAAGTTGTGCAGACCCGTGAACCGGGGGGCGCAGCAGGGGCCGAGGAAATCCGCCGCCTGCTGGTGGAAGGCCCGCCGGATCGCTGGTCGCCCGAGACCGAAATCCTGCTGTTCACTGCCGCCCGCCGGGACCATCTGGAACGCATGATCCGGCCTGCCCTGGATGCAGGCAAGGTCGTGATCACCGACCGGTTCGCCGATAGCACACGGGTTTATCAGGGGGCCACAAGGGGGGATTTGCGCGGTCTGGTTGATGATATTCATGCCCGTGTGATCGGGACCGAACCGGATCTGACCCTGATCCTTGATATGAACCCTGATGCGGCGCTGGAACGTGGCCTTGCGCGCGGATCGGGCGAGGACCGGTTTGAAGATTTCGGACTGCCGTTCCAGCAGAAGCTTCGCGCCGGGTTTCTGGATCTGGCCAAGGCTGATCCGGGCCGCTGCGTGTTGATTGATGCCAGCCGGGCAGAGGGCGAGATTGCTGCCGATATTCTGGCAACTGCCATCGCGCGCCTGTCATGA
- a CDS encoding DUF6538 domain-containing protein has product MSIAKRGRLYHLRRRVPRRYRGVEPRETVWISLHTDSEMLAKSKADRAWSQMIEAWEARLAGNSADAEACYEAARDLARARGFRYLDAGAVAKLPVEDVVERVEAIPAPANQPDAIEAAALLGTVPEPRITVTKALELYWGLAKEKTLGKSEDQLRRWEAPRKKAVKNFVAVVGDKEIANITRDDMLDFRQHWLDRIEAGEVTANSANKDLIHLGDVLKTVNMMKRLGLSLPLGELSFKEGEKQTRPPFSEEWIMTRLLAPGALGGLNDQARALLLGMINTGYRPSEGAALTSDTIRLDCDVPHISIEPDGRQLKSHFARRVIPLTGVSLEAFKQFPEGFPRYRNSASLSAVVNKFLRANGLLETPRHSMYSLRHAFEDRMLAAGIDDRIRRDLFGHRLDRERYGKGASLEHVAELVNRIAF; this is encoded by the coding sequence ATGAGCATTGCGAAAAGAGGTCGTCTTTACCATCTCCGACGCCGCGTCCCACGCAGGTATCGCGGAGTTGAGCCACGCGAAACGGTCTGGATCAGCCTGCATACCGACTCTGAAATGCTTGCGAAGAGTAAAGCGGATCGGGCGTGGAGCCAGATGATTGAGGCTTGGGAGGCGCGTCTGGCCGGAAACAGCGCGGATGCGGAGGCCTGCTACGAGGCCGCGCGCGATCTGGCCAGGGCACGGGGCTTTCGGTATCTGGATGCGGGGGCCGTGGCCAAACTGCCTGTCGAGGATGTTGTTGAACGCGTCGAGGCCATCCCTGCGCCCGCAAATCAGCCCGATGCCATCGAAGCCGCTGCCCTTCTCGGCACCGTCCCCGAACCCCGCATCACGGTCACCAAAGCACTGGAACTGTATTGGGGCCTCGCCAAGGAGAAGACCCTTGGCAAGAGTGAGGACCAGCTCCGCCGCTGGGAAGCGCCACGCAAGAAGGCGGTGAAAAACTTCGTCGCAGTCGTTGGTGACAAAGAGATCGCCAATATCACGCGCGACGACATGCTGGACTTCCGTCAGCACTGGCTCGACCGGATCGAGGCGGGCGAAGTCACGGCGAACTCGGCCAACAAGGACCTGATCCATCTGGGTGACGTGCTCAAGACCGTGAATATGATGAAGCGTCTTGGGCTGTCGCTGCCCTTGGGTGAATTGTCCTTCAAGGAGGGCGAGAAGCAGACGCGCCCGCCGTTCAGCGAGGAGTGGATCATGACGCGGCTACTCGCGCCGGGCGCGCTGGGCGGGTTGAATGACCAGGCCCGCGCTCTGCTCTTGGGAATGATCAACACCGGATACCGACCCTCAGAAGGGGCGGCCCTGACGTCTGACACGATCCGGTTGGATTGCGACGTGCCGCATATTTCCATCGAACCTGACGGACGACAGTTGAAGTCGCACTTCGCCCGCCGTGTGATCCCGCTGACTGGCGTCTCGCTCGAGGCCTTCAAGCAGTTCCCCGAAGGCTTCCCCCGCTACCGCAACAGCGCCAGCTTGAGCGCCGTCGTCAACAAGTTCCTCCGAGCCAACGGCCTGCTCGAGACGCCGCGCCACTCGATGTATTCCCTGCGCCATGCCTTCGAGGACCGTATGCTCGCCGCCGGGATCGACGACCGCATCCGCCGCGACCTCTTTGGTCACCGCCTCGACCGGGAGCGGTACGGCAAAGGCGCGTCGCTGGAGCACGTCGCCGAACTCGTCAACCGCATCGCTTTCTGA
- a CDS encoding DUF3883 domain-containing protein: protein MSSQAWTDTENDLIVADYFAMLADDVAGRAYNKVAHRRQLLPRLNNRTEGSVEFKHQNISAVLKGLGEVWITGYKPAFNFQASLIDAVARWMAMNPDWVYRSFSSRPIEGMAEAAQIWVGPAPTLTNQPPPDELEQMIRIARKFDVAARDERNRALRKTGEERVLKHERDTLTEAGRQDLAREVRWVSDEYGDGAGYDIASFDADGRQRLIEVKTTNGWERTPFHISRNELAVADERREERCLFRLWNFARTPKAFELRPPLDAHVPLTATSFQGSFH, encoded by the coding sequence ATGTCGAGCCAAGCGTGGACAGATACCGAGAATGACCTGATCGTCGCGGACTATTTCGCGATGTTGGCTGACGACGTGGCAGGCCGTGCTTACAATAAGGTTGCGCATCGACGGCAGCTCTTGCCACGCCTCAACAACCGTACGGAAGGCTCGGTTGAGTTCAAACACCAGAACATCAGCGCAGTGCTCAAGGGACTCGGCGAGGTCTGGATCACCGGATACAAGCCCGCGTTCAACTTCCAGGCCAGCTTGATCGACGCCGTCGCACGCTGGATGGCGATGAACCCAGACTGGGTGTATCGTTCCTTTTCCTCCCGGCCGATAGAAGGCATGGCCGAAGCGGCGCAAATCTGGGTCGGGCCTGCACCGACCCTCACCAACCAGCCGCCGCCGGACGAGCTGGAACAAATGATTCGCATTGCGCGAAAGTTCGACGTGGCCGCGCGGGATGAGCGCAATCGCGCCCTCAGGAAGACTGGGGAGGAGCGCGTCCTGAAGCATGAGCGCGACACACTAACTGAAGCGGGGCGCCAGGATCTGGCGCGAGAAGTCCGCTGGGTCTCAGACGAATACGGCGATGGCGCAGGGTATGACATTGCCAGTTTCGATGCGGACGGGCGGCAGCGTCTGATCGAGGTCAAGACCACGAACGGGTGGGAGCGCACGCCATTCCATATCTCGCGCAATGAGCTTGCCGTGGCGGATGAACGGCGCGAGGAACGGTGCTTGTTCCGCCTATGGAACTTCGCCCGGACACCCAAAGCGTTCGAGTTGCGGCCGCCGCTGGACGCACATGTGCCGCTGACCGCGACCAGTTTTCAGGGAAGCTTTCACTGA
- a CDS encoding E2/UBC family protein: MPEEQLSDVRRVERKRIVLEVENAIKTRVGGKVTRLEHSVLKSAYPRRPYTEGWRVPVVFTDGQIRDVDVLVSAAFPNVPPRAALVDRPAYLTWPHIEHDGILCLLNNLSEVDPDDPVSVAINILGRAVQLVEELIDGAIVDRDFKEEFLTYWFYGASDAAKDVVTLFEPVSPSRGVFQYKHDGITYVGDDVDQLATWISNRFGQKEAARCRHRAARAAFIWLKEPPCRPSTPKLGRMSWP; this comes from the coding sequence ATGCCTGAGGAGCAACTCAGCGACGTCCGGCGTGTTGAACGCAAGAGGATAGTCCTTGAGGTCGAAAATGCGATCAAGACAAGGGTCGGAGGTAAGGTCACGAGACTTGAGCATTCAGTGCTCAAGTCGGCGTATCCACGTCGCCCATACACAGAAGGGTGGCGCGTTCCTGTCGTATTCACCGATGGCCAGATTCGAGATGTCGATGTTCTTGTATCTGCTGCTTTTCCCAACGTGCCGCCGCGCGCAGCACTTGTGGATCGGCCCGCCTATCTGACTTGGCCGCATATCGAGCATGATGGCATTCTCTGTCTGCTGAACAACTTGAGCGAAGTTGACCCAGATGACCCGGTGTCCGTCGCCATCAATATCCTTGGCCGGGCAGTTCAATTGGTTGAAGAACTCATCGATGGCGCAATCGTCGATCGCGACTTCAAAGAAGAGTTCCTGACATATTGGTTCTACGGAGCCAGTGACGCCGCAAAAGACGTTGTCACACTCTTTGAACCAGTTTCGCCCTCACGCGGAGTTTTTCAGTATAAGCATGACGGTATCACCTACGTCGGAGATGATGTTGATCAGTTGGCAACTTGGATCAGCAACCGCTTTGGGCAAAAGGAAGCAGCGAGATGCCGACACCGCGCCGCGCGCGCGGCCTTCATCTGGTTGAAAGAGCCCCCCTGCCGTCCCAGTACCCCCAAACTGGGGCGGATGTCTTGGCCCTGA
- a CDS encoding SIR2 family protein, with protein MVELARDASIERLDIITLNHDTLVERLLRQNDIPFADGFGPVDGDLRFFDDSDFDTTSAKVRILKPHGSVDWYRVRGVSYPAVFCGSNLHNCRLASGLQKHIDIKTPAFLSGPGKILTYNRGIFSEIFYRMHQAFRQHNSLVMSGYGWGDTAINFRIINWLGYSDQNAMMLLHRNPDELIERSMQLAEVYRAYVEKGRILLSETWLSEAKPANVTGFINRG; from the coding sequence GTGGTCGAGCTGGCCCGTGATGCGAGCATAGAGCGGCTCGACATCATCACATTGAACCACGACACCTTGGTGGAGCGGTTGCTTCGCCAAAATGATATCCCATTCGCGGATGGTTTTGGCCCGGTTGATGGGGATCTGCGTTTTTTCGATGACAGTGACTTTGACACGACGTCCGCCAAGGTTCGGATTCTGAAGCCGCATGGGTCGGTGGATTGGTACCGTGTGCGTGGCGTTTCTTACCCAGCCGTCTTCTGTGGGTCGAACCTCCATAATTGCCGACTTGCCAGCGGTTTGCAGAAGCACATCGACATCAAGACGCCGGCGTTCTTGTCAGGACCAGGCAAAATACTGACGTATAATCGGGGTATCTTCTCAGAGATTTTCTACCGCATGCATCAGGCATTCAGGCAACACAATTCGTTGGTGATGTCGGGGTATGGTTGGGGCGACACCGCGATCAATTTCCGCATCATAAATTGGCTGGGATACTCGGATCAAAACGCGATGATGTTGTTGCATCGAAATCCCGACGAGCTCATCGAAAGGTCTATGCAGCTTGCCGAAGTCTACCGTGCCTATGTCGAAAAAGGGCGCATTCTCTTGAGCGAGACGTGGCTCTCGGAAGCGAAACCCGCTAACGTGACCGGATTCATCAATCGAGGATAA
- a CDS encoding ThiF family adenylyltransferase — translation MALISGLGEDVVTVANETALSQDAEVLFLFAANGRGGPGVVPVHVDRRDSQKGSGGKDEKMLHRGFRVGKSPAPLLLAKTFGTNKVRRTQVDRADAPWIHGRGQDRRSRSLGNKTVTVFGAGSVGSFVTQDLARSGVGHINIVDYDKLAWANVGRHVLGASSIGKTRRSICRESCELSSRTTSFPGGTCLRCRS, via the coding sequence TTGGCCCTGATCTCCGGCCTTGGCGAAGACGTGGTAACGGTCGCAAATGAGACTGCACTTAGCCAAGACGCAGAGGTTCTGTTTCTCTTTGCAGCTAACGGGCGTGGTGGTCCCGGCGTAGTTCCCGTTCATGTCGACCGCCGCGACAGTCAAAAAGGAAGTGGCGGCAAGGACGAGAAAATGCTTCATCGCGGATTTCGTGTTGGCAAGAGTCCAGCACCGCTGCTGCTTGCAAAGACCTTTGGCACGAACAAAGTCAGGCGCACTCAGGTCGACCGTGCGGACGCTCCCTGGATACATGGTCGCGGGCAGGACCGCCGCAGCCGCTCTTTGGGCAACAAGACTGTAACGGTTTTTGGGGCAGGCTCGGTCGGATCATTTGTGACGCAAGATTTGGCAAGATCCGGCGTTGGTCACATCAACATTGTGGACTACGACAAGTTGGCTTGGGCCAATGTTGGTCGGCATGTTCTTGGTGCGAGTTCTATCGGAAAAACAAGGCGATCGATTTGTCGCGAGTCTTGCGAGTTGAGTTCCCGCACCACCTCTTTTCCGGGTGGGACATGTCTGCGTTGTCGGTCCTAG
- a CDS encoding DUF1403 family protein has translation MTYAADSFDTLPRLPTWVTSASAETPEDVAFLSGAALNHLHLVLNREDVPQTLLRARLALRAADASMTHQGRPERASELRDAVAFLQPGDSPGPAGEVYLSWRRAIERPVSVNALHRALPDLEPDQIAVWLDGSGQGAPVARAAAVVEAVLTDRPRDHTGAVLLADATLAQALGWSHVTSLLGLSLKRGDLRKSGDELRLACHRAITTGVIEATRQAADLSRRAARLREVAPKLRAKGAEEAVAVFLASDAVAPTALTSLRSDRAARRFCDRLVALGAVRELTGRDTFRLYGV, from the coding sequence ATGACCTATGCCGCTGACAGCTTTGACACGCTACCGCGATTGCCCACCTGGGTCACCTCTGCTAGTGCGGAAACCCCTGAAGATGTGGCGTTTTTGTCAGGCGCGGCGCTGAACCATCTGCATCTTGTGTTGAACCGGGAGGATGTGCCCCAGACCTTGCTGCGGGCGCGGCTGGCGCTGCGCGCCGCGGACGCCAGCATGACGCATCAAGGACGCCCGGAGCGGGCTTCAGAGCTACGCGATGCGGTGGCGTTTCTGCAGCCTGGTGACAGCCCGGGCCCTGCTGGGGAGGTTTACCTGTCCTGGCGACGGGCCATCGAAAGACCTGTGTCAGTCAATGCGCTTCACCGCGCGTTGCCTGATCTGGAGCCGGACCAGATTGCGGTTTGGCTTGACGGGTCAGGGCAGGGCGCGCCGGTTGCTCGCGCGGCGGCTGTTGTGGAAGCCGTTCTCACAGATCGGCCCCGCGATCACACCGGGGCGGTACTCCTCGCCGACGCTACTCTGGCGCAGGCGCTTGGATGGTCGCATGTGACGTCGCTTTTGGGGCTCAGTCTCAAACGCGGCGATCTGCGAAAGTCAGGTGACGAGCTGCGGCTGGCCTGCCATCGGGCGATAACCACGGGCGTCATTGAAGCGACAAGACAGGCCGCCGATCTGTCACGCCGGGCCGCGCGATTGCGAGAGGTTGCCCCGAAGTTGCGCGCCAAAGGAGCGGAGGAGGCTGTGGCAGTGTTTTTGGCATCAGATGCCGTCGCGCCGACGGCGCTCACCTCGCTGCGCTCCGATCGCGCGGCGCGGCGATTCTGCGACCGGTTGGTCGCGCTCGGTGCAGTGCGCGAGTTGACCGGGCGTGACACCTTTCGGCTGTATGGAGTCTAG
- the scpB gene encoding SMC-Scp complex subunit ScpB, which translates to MAKDQTDEGLDRELEELPQELRWCEWMRRIEAVLFASASPVPREDLARVVGQGVSVDMLIEDLWDALADRPYEIARVADAWMLRTRPSYAATIRAAADIGNQDLDLRENDIAVLAAIAYHQPITRDGLKDIFGKEISRDLIGRLHTQGLIGTGPRSPRRGAPYTYVTTEQFLVSFDLETLQDLPDREQLADAGFTDGREVQSLPAAS; encoded by the coding sequence ATGGCCAAGGATCAGACAGACGAGGGGCTTGATCGGGAGCTTGAAGAGCTTCCCCAAGAGTTGCGCTGGTGCGAATGGATGCGCCGGATCGAGGCTGTGCTGTTTGCCAGTGCCTCGCCGGTGCCGCGCGAGGACCTGGCGCGCGTCGTGGGGCAGGGGGTGTCGGTGGACATGTTGATCGAGGATTTGTGGGATGCCTTGGCGGATCGGCCCTATGAAATTGCCCGCGTCGCGGACGCTTGGATGCTGCGGACGCGACCTTCCTATGCAGCTACAATTCGGGCAGCGGCCGATATCGGAAATCAGGACCTGGACCTGCGCGAAAACGACATCGCCGTGCTGGCTGCCATTGCCTACCACCAGCCGATCACCCGGGACGGGTTGAAGGACATTTTTGGGAAGGAGATCAGCCGCGACCTGATCGGCAGATTACATACGCAAGGACTGATCGGGACGGGCCCACGGTCACCGCGACGCGGCGCGCCCTATACCTATGTGACGACGGAACAGTTCCTCGTTTCTTTCGATCTGGAGACGCTTCAAGACCTGCCGGATCGGGAGCAATTGGCGGATGCAGGGTTCACAGATGGTCGCGAAGTCCAAAGCCTGCCGGCCGCATCATGA
- a CDS encoding D-alanyl-D-alanine carboxypeptidase family protein: MIAPVRSAFTAIAICVMVLTAHVTMVQAFETEAEAAYVIDHNTGQVLLSHNDQLPLPPASMSKLMTLNMVFEALEDGRLSMETRLPVSAHAMSFGGSTMFLTTQDRVSVEDLIQGIVVLSGNDASVVFAEALSPDGTEEGFAAMMTERARQLGMDNSTFRNSSGWPAPGHVMSMRDLGILAERLITVFPQYYTYFSETEFAFDGRAPDNRFNRNPLLALNIGADGLKTGHTQEAGYGLVGSAVQGDRRVTFVIAGLETAGDRAREAERIVNWAFRQFAERDVVLAGEVVARAEVFMGAAGDVGLAPAEDVTMLVPAVQDQRIEAEVIYEGPVTAPIEAGAELGHLVIRMEGFDERSIPLVAAEAVARGGIGTRLATAARTLLRDILGDDPAPAPS; this comes from the coding sequence ATGATCGCACCTGTCCGATCCGCTTTCACCGCCATTGCCATATGTGTCATGGTCCTTACGGCCCATGTCACCATGGTGCAGGCTTTCGAGACCGAGGCCGAAGCGGCTTATGTGATTGATCACAATACCGGGCAGGTCCTGCTCAGCCATAATGACCAGCTGCCTTTGCCGCCGGCCTCGATGTCGAAGCTGATGACATTGAACATGGTGTTCGAGGCGCTGGAAGATGGTCGTCTGAGCATGGAGACCCGTCTGCCGGTCAGCGCCCATGCGATGAGCTTTGGCGGCTCCACCATGTTCCTGACAACCCAGGATCGGGTCAGTGTCGAGGATCTGATTCAGGGCATCGTGGTTCTGTCGGGCAATGATGCAAGTGTGGTGTTTGCCGAGGCGTTGAGCCCGGACGGAACCGAGGAAGGCTTTGCCGCGATGATGACGGAACGCGCGCGGCAATTGGGGATGGATAATTCCACCTTCCGCAACTCCTCGGGCTGGCCTGCACCCGGCCATGTGATGAGCATGCGGGATCTGGGCATTCTGGCGGAGCGGCTGATCACTGTGTTTCCACAATACTACACCTATTTTTCCGAAACCGAGTTCGCCTTTGACGGACGTGCGCCGGATAACCGGTTCAACCGCAATCCGCTGCTGGCGCTGAATATCGGCGCTGACGGGTTGAAAACCGGCCACACGCAAGAGGCGGGGTATGGTTTGGTCGGCTCTGCCGTGCAGGGTGACCGGCGGGTGACCTTCGTGATCGCCGGGCTTGAAACCGCAGGCGACCGGGCGCGCGAGGCTGAGCGGATCGTGAACTGGGCCTTCCGCCAGTTTGCCGAGCGCGATGTTGTTCTGGCCGGAGAGGTCGTTGCGCGTGCCGAGGTCTTCATGGGGGCTGCGGGTGATGTCGGGCTGGCTCCGGCAGAGGATGTGACCATGCTGGTGCCTGCTGTTCAGGATCAGCGGATCGAGGCCGAGGTGATTTATGAAGGGCCGGTCACAGCCCCGATCGAGGCAGGGGCAGAACTGGGCCATCTGGTGATCCGCATGGAGGGTTTTGACGAGCGGAGCATTCCGCTGGTCGCCGCAGAGGCGGTTGCGCGCGGCGGCATCGGCACGCGGCTGGCCACGGCCGCCCGGACGCTGCTGCGCGATATCCTGGGCGACGATCCGGCCCCGGCCCCAAGCTGA